Below is a window of Culturomica massiliensis DNA.
ATCTCAGCTGTCTGGCTTCCCTCCAATGTCTGACTACCGCCGGGACCGCTGATCTGGGCCTTTTCTCCGTCGAAAAGAATTTTCTGCATCGTATTACCGCCCATGCTCATTTCCATCAGGAACATCGGTTTGTCGGCGTTTACAAGTTGTTTGTTGACGATATTGATCACCATACCCTGGATTGCGATTTCAGATTCCACGGTCATGTCTTTGATGCCTTTTACTTTGTCGTTTCCACCCAAAGCTTTCAGGTAAGCGGCAACGATTTTTTCCGGGGTAACATCGGCAGCTACTTTCGGACCTTCTTTTACCGGTTTACCTTCGCTGTCCAGTTCCAGGACTTCGCCGTTACTGGCTAATTTGGCTATTTGGGGTTTCATGCTTCTGTCGGTCACAACCAGGATATAAGCATTTTCCGGGTGGAAGTATTTTTTTGCAGCAGCAATGATTTCCTCTTTGGTTACTTTGTCCAGGCGTTGCAGGAAGGTGGTGAAATAGTCTTTCGGTAATTGGTAACGCTCAATCGAGTAGGCAAAGTCTGCAATGGTCTGGGGATTTTCCAGGCTTCTGGAGAATTGGCCGGCCCAGGTCTTTTTTACCCGGTAGATGTCTTCATCGCTAAAATCGGCGTTGTCCATGTTCTGCATTTCTTTTAATATCTCGACTACAGCGCTGTCTGCCGTATTGGTTTTTACTTCGGCATACGCCGTGAATGTTCCGGCTCCGGGAAGTTGGCTGGAACCTACGGATGAATAGGAGCCATAGGTATAGCCTTTGTCTTCACGTAAATTTTTCAATAATTTGGCCTGAAAATCACCGCCACCCAGAATCTGGTTGGCAATATTGAGGGCCAATTGATCCGGCATGCCGATTTTGTAATCGATCGGGTAAGTTACTTGTATACTGGCCTGTGTTGCGGCATCTTTATTTGAGAATACAACTTGCCGTCCTTGCGGTTGTTTCGGCGCAGTATATTGGTGTTTCGGGGCTTTGTCGCCTTTCCATTTACCGAGATATTTTTCTGTCAGGGTTTTGGCATCTTTTAAAGTGATATCGCCTACGATAACCAGAATAGCATTGCTCGGGTGAATATAAGTTTGGTAGTAGTTTTTACAATCTTCAACCGTGATATTGTTTACGGTTTCTTCAGTGATAACATCACCGTAAGGATGTTCCGGTCCCCAAAGGGTCACGCTTTTGATGTTTTGTATAATGCTGCCGGGATCGGCTTTGCTGGTCTGTAAACCGGATTTGGTTTGCAGGATGATTTTGTCGAATTCTTCCTGTGGGAAGGAGGGATTCATCGTCACATCGGCCAGGATTTCCATCAGTTGGTCTTTGAATTTTGACAATCCGCTGACACCGACATAGCTGGAAGAGGTTCCCAGGTGTGCACCTAAGAAATCAACTTCTTCACTCAATTGCTTGGCATTTCTTTTTTGGGTCGCTTTTTTCCACAACTCACCGGCAATCTGGGTGTAACTGGATTTGTCGCCTTCTACCAGCGGATCGACAATAAAATT
It encodes the following:
- a CDS encoding M16 family metallopeptidase; translated protein: MKRYFLLLLALCFTTVGFSQIDRSKAPASGPAPKVNIGEYQSFTLKNGLKVLVVENNKIPKINFSLNFIVDPLVEGDKSSYTQIAGELWKKATQKRNAKQLSEEVDFLGAHLGTSSSYVGVSGLSKFKDQLMEILADVTMNPSFPQEEFDKIILQTKSGLQTSKADPGSIIQNIKSVTLWGPEHPYGDVITEETVNNITVEDCKNYYQTYIHPSNAILVIVGDITLKDAKTLTEKYLGKWKGDKAPKHQYTAPKQPQGRQVVFSNKDAATQASIQVTYPIDYKIGMPDQLALNIANQILGGGDFQAKLLKNLREDKGYTYGSYSSVGSSQLPGAGTFTAYAEVKTNTADSAVVEILKEMQNMDNADFSDEDIYRVKKTWAGQFSRSLENPQTIADFAYSIERYQLPKDYFTTFLQRLDKVTKEEIIAAAKKYFHPENAYILVVTDRSMKPQIAKLASNGEVLELDSEGKPVKEGPKVAADVTPEKIVAAYLKALGGNDKVKGIKDMTVESEIAIQGMVINIVNKQLVNADKPMFLMEMSMGGNTMQKILFDGEKAQISGPGGSQTLEGSQTAEIKEQAYPVLEAEYTRLGITPTLEGIEQVNGRDAYKLKVNMGSAVTYSFYDVENGLKVKSVGTQNGVTNEVTFEDYRPTAYGLVQPYASKTSMQGMPIEVKVKDIKINTGLKAEDFK